ATACGATAGATGGCTGTATTTGAAGAGGTTTTACCATACAGAGCATgcttcttcaaaattttctgtgGGTAGATGTAGTTTTTCTTCACAAGCTGGTGCAAAAAGCAGTGGTGAAGAAGATGACTTGGAAGATGGGTTTTCTGAACTTGAGACAACTTCTGGTGTTCAGGCAAATCAAGACAGTAATGGAGCAGATGAAAGTGATGACGAATTAATTTCTGGACCAGAACTTTCTGATGAGGATGTTGAAGAGCCTTCTCAGAATGAGCTAGAGTTATCAGACATTGAGACTGACCCTATTGAGAAAAAATCATCTAGAAGGGCTCAATCAGAACTGTTCAAAGCCATAATGGCTGCTCCAGGTTTGTCTATACATACCGCTCTTGATAAGTGGCTTGAAGAAGGACATGATTTGAGCCGGGCAGAAATCTCATTGGCCATGCTTAACCTTCGTAAACGTCGGATGTACGGGCGGGCATTGCAGGTAAGTTAATATGATCTTTTCCTTACCTAAAAACTTTTATTAGAAATAGCTTGCAGGGAAAAAAATTTCACCTTGTTCTCATATCGCATATTTTTGGGCTTCAATAGTCAATTTACTTATTCCTAGGTGGCTATCTGCATAAATTTGGTATCTAGCTAGTAGTTGTTTGTGCATGCGATGATGTGCATATCGTAAACATGTATTTCTCTGTGTTCATTTAGCTGAAATCATCCAATAGACAGTTATACCGAAGTTGGATATCCCATATTGTTGAGAACTGAGTATATGGACTAGTTAAATGGAAATCTTCATTGGAATCCAAGCTTTAATAGGATGGTGCAAGATTGGGAACTGAAATCTTTGGTTTGTTTTCTATATAACTTATACTCTGCCAAGGTTTGTTGAGGGGGTGAGGAGCAAATGATTTGAACCTTCTAGAAGTCATGATATTCATTTAAATCTTATTATAAGGCTTTCAGATTGGAGGtagggtgtttttttttaccCTACTTCCCTTGGAGGAGTATTTAGAAAGATAAAGTACCACCTAGACTGGCATTTCTTATTTGGACAGCTGTGTCATGGAAGATTTTAACAATGAATCATCTGTGGGAGCATCAAAACAGTAGTGGCATATTGTTGCATGCGTGAATGAATCAGGGATCAAGAGATCATCTACTCCTAATGTGAAATAGCTAGAGAAATGTGTTCAATGGATGTTTGGCCTGTTTGGGGATTCATACATTATGGTAAATGGTGGTTGATTTATTGGTATGTTTGAAGGGGCattaaaaacaatcatattGGAAAAATTTGGAAGATACTTCCCTTGAGTATCATGCGGTGTATTTGCATttgcacttttttatttattttgatagatACTATGGATTCAGCATAGTGCATCTGCTCCATGATGATTTCTCTTTATCATTTGACTAAGACaacaattagtttttggtataggcaagatttgaaccctagatttATTATTAACAACAAGAGACTTTACCGGTTGAGTTAATTGGCCTACAAGTGGTGCTTCTATGAAATGCAAGCGGGTGTATGGTGTGTTCCTAGCACAAATCTTGTAGACTATGACGGTGTTGAAGTTGTGTGCGAGTGTGCTGTTCATTTGGACCACATGGTTCAATACATGTATGGTAGAACAAGCCACCTGTTAAGTAAAGAGGTATGGATTGCGTTTGAAGATTGATATTTTTTTCCAAGGAAGCTGGCTCTTATGaacaatattttcatttaaaggCTTTGGGTGGGGTTTCTTCATATAGCTCTATCATGATATCTGAATCTGTTGAGTTTGGTTGTATTTCTCCCTGAGTACACACCCGGTGTACTTGGAAGctgctttttaaaaattaaaaattaaaaaaaaaaaaatctttcgttacttataaaaaaaatgatatctgACTCTGTTAGGTTGGTTGGTTCTTGTATATGTTATTTGTTATGCTGTTGCATGCAGCTTGTTCCTGTATATTGATTTTAGAAATCTTCTTTCGTGCCCAATTAATCCAATGACTTAAGTGTGAGCAGATTTACTTCtagaaaaaatgatttaaagGATTTGGGGGGGATGGAGTTCCTTAGGGTGGAACCTTGTTAAATGTGAGTGCCTACTGGTTTTTACTCAATGTTGACCTCTGTTATTACTATTGTTTCAAGTGGGTGGTAACAGATTCTGTTCAATTAAACAGAGATGCatagttagttagttactaCATTGCAGCTTTGGTCATCATCAAAATGGTTATATATGGTCCATCGTTCTTCATGgcttaatgtggtgtctttggagggagagaaatagtcgttgttttgaagatattgagAGATCTATTCTGGACCtcaagcttttcttttttagaactttattggattggttgtttgctttgcaaaaccaatcatccccttcttttattgatttcctagattcttgcaatttttgtatttgatttgcTGTCCCCTTGTTcactccctgtgtacttgggtgCTTCCTTTTTGGTATCAATATATCTTATTActtatcgaaaaaaaaaaagttactacaTTGCACTTTGCTTCTCTGTGTATTGCTGTGATGAACTGAATCTGGGATATTTCTCACCAACAAGGGTGGAGATGCCACTAAAACAAAGGCCCTTGGCACTTCGATTGTTGATAGGGAAAGTCATCCACCAATACTAGTGGTTGATGCTACCATCTTTGGATTGTTGAGTGCTAGAGTTATTGTTTAGAGTCCATTTTTTATGGATGTGCAAAAGGAAGATTTGGTTTTGAAGTCATATATTTGAgttctaaaatttattaaataaagcAATTTTCATCTCTTTTTATGCTACATCGGTTTTGCAGCTCTCAGAGTGGCTGGAGGCAAAAAAGCAGCTTGACTTTGTTGAGAGAGATTATGCTTCTCGCCTTGATTTGATTTCTAAGGTACGGGGTCTCCAGAGGGCAGAGAGCTACATTGAGAAGATTCCAAAATCTTTTAGAGGGGAAGTAATCTACCGAACCTTGCTGGCAAACTGTGTTGCTGACAACAACATTAAGAAAGCAGAGGTTGTGTTCAACAAAATGAAGGACCTAGATTTTCCAATTACATCATTTTCTTGCAACCAGTTGCTCCTACTTTACAAGAGACTTGACAAGAAGAAAATAGCtgatgtattattattaatggaGAAAGAAAGTGTCAAGCCCACTCTGTTCACATATAAGATCTTAATAGACACCAAAGGCCAATCAAATGACATAACTGGTATGGACCAAATTGTTGAAACAATGAAGGCTGAAGGCATTGAACCAGACATCAATACACTAGCCATCATAGCTAGGCATTATGCCTCAGGTGGGCTTACAGAAAAAGCTGAAGCAGTTTTGAAGGAGATGGAAGGGGATAACTTAAAAGATCGTTTTGCTTGCCGACTCTTGCTTCCTCTTTATGCACAGCTGGGAAAGGCTGATGATGTGAGAAGAGTTTGGAAGATCTGTGAGTCAAATCCCTGGCTTGAGGAGTGCATGGCTGCTATTGAAGCTTGGGGAAGGttgaagaagattgaagaagcAGAGGCAGTTTTTGATATAATGTCAAAAATGGGGAAGAAGCTTTCTTCTAAGCATTATTCTGTGCTTCTGAAGGTGTATGCAAGCCAAAAGATGCTGACCAAGGGCAAGGATCTTATTAAGCGTATGGGGGAGAGTGGGTGCAGGATTGGCCCATTGACTTGGGATGCGCTTGTAAAGCTCTATGTGGAGGCAGGGGAGGTGGAAAAGGCCGATTCCATCTTGCACAAGGCAACTCAGCAGAACCAGATGAGGCCAATGTTCAGTTCTTTCATGGCTATAATGGAACAGTATGCAAAGAGGGGTGATATTCATAATTCAGAAAAAATGTTTCATAGGATGAGACAGTCTGGATACGTGGCTAGACTCCGGCAGTTCCAGACACTAATCCAGGCCTATATAAATGCAAAGGCACCAGCTTATGGGATCAGGGAGAGGATGAAGGCAGATAATATATTCCCAAACAAAACTTTGGCAGCCCAGTTGGCTCAGGTTGATGCATTTAGGAGGACAGCCATGTCAGATTTACTTGATTGAGGAACTTCACTTGTTCGTTTTAGGAATTATTTGCTTTTTCAGTTTCAACTTTCATTATGGATTTATTATGGTTTTGCCTCTTATACTGCTATTCATGTTAGGAGCTTTCCTCACGTTGAGCTCAAGGGACCTATGTAATATAACTGTGTCCAATCAATGTAGTTTTCTTCAGTTGCTCCTTTGTTACATTTAAAGGTTAGAGCCCTTATAGCAAATAGTAACCCCTTGAGGGACGCTGAGACACTATTTCACCATTACACCCCTAGTTCATGGATGATACTATGATAACCAGTTTGCAATCCTGGGAACATGGTTGTAAATCCTGTCAAATGCTCCCCATGCTAAATTAAGATGTTCTATTGATTTCCAAATTTTAGTTTTGAGGGCATGCTTGTTGATCTGAAGGCTGTTATCTTACTTGAACATGTTATCCTTTTAACGGCTGCTGCTTGCTTCATGATACTGAAGAGTTTGTTCTTTTATGGCCAATTTGGGTAGAGAGGGAGGGAAGGAGAAGTAGAAGTAGAAGTAGAAGTAGAAGTAGAGTTAGTTGAAAATTAGCGTAATTTAAGTGCATTtgcaaaaaagacaaaaaaaacacCAAGTAAATATCAAGCCACACCACAGTATCAGCACATTTCATATATAGCCAGCAATAACAATAACAGAAGCAAATGGTTACATTTGGTCTCataaatgttttattattattattaccgATGAATAATTCGTGTATTGCAcagtataattaaaaataatcacaattacacATATTTATACCTAGTGTAAGAATTAAATATTTTGCATAGTATTTACTCACCtagataaaaaatttcaaaaataaaaataaaaaatttagataggACACGTGacgcaaaattaaaaaacaattggaatccaatttaaaatctaattagattttctctcaatttcaactttaattatatatatagattttattattttagaaaaattacaaattttattcataaaataaattgttagtATACATTAGGGATAAAATCCTCCAACAAAATAGGTTAACATTTGAAACACCCTGTTACAATTACTAGATTTACATATAGAAGAAATTTGGATAGAACAAGTATGAAGTGTCTATCAAATCCAATAAGGCCTCGTCCTTATCCTCACAAAAagggttttaaaaaataggGGAAGTTTGGACCAAGATAACATTGTAAAAATGTATCGATTAAAAAAGTTTATGGGACTAGTTGTGATATGATCCAACCATATGGAGCTATATTGTTTGTTCATTTAATGCAAAATTAGTTAATTTGAATGGAAATGTAAttgtttcattattttaaacttttttgagagtcaattataacaaaaaaaaattaattaaattatgataGGATCAaatgaaatgatgaaaaatgtaatttatcataatttttttttttaaaaattgatagttACAACATGGGATGAGAGATTGGAATTTTGGAAATCTCTATAGAAAGGGGGATAATTTTCATTATAAACTCCATAATTTAATGGTGATAACAAATCAAACCCTcatcatttcaaaaaataacaaattaaatcagTGTCTTTAACAAATTAAAGCATCAACCTATATTATAGTTCAAACATAATTGATTAGTGTTTAACTTGTTGCTTTTTGTAACCTTgtgatttaatttattattttttaaaattgaaactatatattttaatttttttatgagtttaATTTCTTactttaattataatatttaatttattacgCCTAAAATTACAAGttgaaaatgtaaattttctataaaaaaatttatgtatggACAAATAAAGTATGCATAATTTTGGCAGATCGGCAGATCCCACCAATCAAGATTTGTCAGAATGAGCAAAAGACGTGCACTTTTTCCACTTCTGCCCAAAATTTCGAACGTGCATGATTACACAATGAACTTTGCCCAAAACAAGGCTACGTGCATTCATAAAGAGAAGTTTGGAGCAAATACATTGACTAAGCTCAAGAGACAAACATGGACGAGCATTCTATTGATttttactcaataaaaaaaaaaaaaaagattcaataaGCGAACACATGTATGAACAAAATGAATGATGCCAGTTATAACGGCTAGATGAACTGAAAAAATGAACCAAGAAGCACATGCAGGTCAGATACATCATTGGGAAAAGTAGTATTCCAAAATGGAGTGAGTGTTAAGTGCAAACTGTCCATAATACAATTTTGGGTAGGTTACAAAATTGAATCATAACACTTGCTGTCAAGAAAGTGATAGTAAGCCATTACTTAGCGTAGCAGCCTCATTTTGAAGCAACAGTTTGCCTTAGTTTAAGGACCATATTAGAGACAAACTTAATTTGGAATCAAATTTGTAGGACAGCATTGtcattattgtaaaaaatttgaaattttttaaaaataaatgaggaAGTAGGATTCATTTTCTTACATGAACCTAAAGACTAAAATGTTATCCCATGTTATCATTTCATTTATAAATGTACTTTactagctcaaaaaaaaaatcacttcacaaaataaagaattatATCTCATTATCATCaatgaattatatataaagtttaaaaCTTTGGAATAAAGGAATTTAAATCCTAAATatctctattaaaaataaaaaatatggcaACCAGTTAAATTACAAAGCTcacatttttattaataaaaattacatctTATTTTGAACACAAGTTTAGAATACCCAAATTctaacaaataataaagaaggaCAAAGGGAGAAACAGATATAatactttaaaagaaaaaagaaaaagaaaaagaaaaagaggtgtTATAATAAGAGTGATGCAATGGATGAAACCTATAAAGTTTTTGAAATAGGAATCGTCAAGATTAGCATACCAAAAGTCAGCCAAAACtcattaattttattgaatatttTCATATAATGACCATATAGTCAACAACCTGAACGGTCCaactaaaattttgtttctttcccaATCCTGTCCCTCTATTTGAGTATTGGCCTCTTTATAGAAATCCAAAAACGGCAGCCAATTGGGACCATTCAAGCCCTCACCGGTCTAACAAGTCACTCTAGTAATGTTCTAATTTAGCCGCACAAATTTTGCTAAATTCTGACTTGGTCATCATTATAATTTGGATAGATTCAAAACCTATATAGACGTTTCTAGTATATTAGATGAAACAGTTtcttatttacaattttaatttagCCACCAAAAGTAGATAAAAACTGAAGTTAGTTTTCAATCCCAAAGAAAGCAAAGAACCtctcaaatattttttgacaaaagtTCACAAGGGAAATATCAATCCAAAAATTACAAAcgtcaacaacaaaaaagagtGTAAAAAAAACCATAAGACTTTTCTCCATCTTGAACTTTGAAAAGCGGCCAGAAAAGTTGATAGgaatcttgaaaatattttacattgtaTTAAAGTTTTGCTTTTGGAATCTATAAATAGGATTGGATGGACCATCTCTCTCTTTATTCCCAGCATGTCAAACCTCAAAATCACCAAAAAGCACCACAAACATCTTAATAACCCTTTCCCATCAACTCAAACTTCCCACCCTTTCATTCAAGGAACTCTGTTTTTCAATTCCCAAAGAGTGCCTTCACACAAAAAATTCTCAATTGGGAAGGATTTCCAGCTTCTTTGGTGCTCAAACAATGGTGGCTATCTCTCCATTTCACATCAATCAAATCCATCTAAACTCATATGGTCTACCATTCCAGGCCAAGCCTTTGTGTCTGCTGCATTGGCTGAAACAGAGGTGGAAGAAAGCAGAGGATCCTTTGTTGTGAAAGATGGAGATGTTCATTTGGTTTGTAATCACCAAACCATTGAGGAAATAAGGGTAATCAATGAGTTGGATCATTCATTAGAGGCAATAAATCAAGATTCTCAATATGGGTTTGAGCAGAAAAATGATTTGAATAGTTCCCAATACCCTATTTTGCTAATATCTGGTTGGATTTTCagcatgaaaaaaaagaaaaagctgtTTCAAAAAGATGGCATTTCTGCAGATATACAATTTGAGACAAAGGAGACTTCTACTTCTGCAAGGTATTGGCTCCTGTTTGATCAGAAAACCAGTAATCAGATTGGTTTCCAAGTGATGCTTGGGGAACCAAGCTTTAAGCAAAGCCACAAAACCTCCCCAACACCTACAGGAAGATACCGAGGCTTTAGGCGGAGGCTGGGGCAGTTAAGGAAAAGGAAGCTTGGTTTCTTTCGGTACCTTTCAAGGCCAAGAGGGTATGTGACAGTTTCCTCAGCAGAGGAGGAAATACAAGAGATGAAAGTTGCAGAGTCCACGAAATTCAACAGGGTCTGCTTGACCTATTCAAGTGAAGCTAAAGAGAGATTTTATGGTTTTGGGGAGCAATTCTCACACATGGATTTCAAAGGCATAAGGGTGCCTATTTTTGTTCAGGAGCAAGGCATAGGAAGAGGAGATCAACCTATAACTTTTGCAGCTAACTTGGTTAGCTACaggtaaatgaaaaagaatataGCTCTTACACCACCTAATGCTCTTTAATGACTAGTATTGTAAATTTGAAGTTGAATCATTCTTTTCCTCATTACAGAGCTGGGGGTGATTGGAGTACAACGTATGCTCCTTCTCCATTCTATATGACATCGAAGATGCGATCTCTTTATCTTGAAGGTTATGAATATTCAGTATTCGATTTGACCAGACATGATAGAGTTCAGATTCAGGTACTTTCTGATAACTATTGGATCTTTCAGCCATAATGACAATTTATAAGTATATAATTGTTTCAGATAAGTAATTCAGATACTAATAAGGAGAATGTTGTAAAAGATTTTAAAAGGGAATCTTGCTCGCTGAAGCAACTAGATTATTAGCAGAAATTGAACTTTGGATTGGAAGAAgcaatgcatttttttttttttggtttccagCAATGCATGTTGTTAAAGAAGATGAATACTTTTCATGATGTTATAGAAGAACTATTTGGATTAATAATTGGTAATGAATTTCATATTCTTATAtaatacccaaaaaagaaagaaaggataaGCTCACATGGTGTGAATAGCAATCAACTAGGGGGACTTTCGCAAAAAcataaataagaatttaaaagGGAAAAGCCCATAATtcctttttataaataatggGCTCATTCGAGATCTTAAGAGCTCGTTTGGTACATGTATTTAAATACGTCTTCAGTTTTAAAACAATATTACAGgcatttttacatattttttcacccacatgtatttcaaaaaatacaaaaacgtTACCAAACGACCCCTCAACATGCAGTTTCCTATTTTCTGTATGCTGGAGCTTGCAGATACATGGGACCTCAGTTCAAGGACGGATATTGCATGGGAACTCACCTTCTGAGCTCGTTGAACATTTTACAGAAACCATTGGGAGGCCTCCCGTGCTTCCTGAGTGGATAATATCTGGTGCTGTGGTTGGAATGCAAGGAGGCACAGACACCGTACGCGATACTTGGGATAAGCTAAGGACTTATAAAGTTCCCGTTTCAGCATTTTGGTTGCAGGTAATGCATGACATACTTAAACCTGTCAAAACtgtatagtttttattttgtttcaacaATTATTCTACAAATCTTGACACCCGTGTCAATGATGACCACTTCAGAACTTTTGAAACTTCTGAAGTATGACTTTTTTCCATCCATAgacaattttcattattttcaaaaaGATTTGAAATTACAACATGCGGTTCTAGTTACATGCCTCTATGTGCATTCATTTATATTGTGTAGTGATTGTTGAACAGGATTGGGTGGGCCAAAGGGAGACATTGATTGGATCACAATTGTGGTGGAATTGGGAAGTGGATACAAAAAGGTACGGCGGATGGCAACAATTAGTTCAAGATCTAAACTCTCAGCATATCAAAGTGATGACATACTGCAATCCTTGTCTAGCTCCAGTAAACATCTTGTCCCTGACTTATGCTCTCCATTATAAATTCTAGTAGAATTCCTGCAACTACTAACCTGCCATTAATAACAGTGCACTGCATCCTTGTAAGAACTAAGAAGGCTAATACCATTTAAAAGGccaatatgatttttttatatatcattaatcatatttttatcttgtaaGTGAAACAATGGCAATACCCCATGTACAAAATGTTGTGTTGCAACTTGTGATAGTTCGAGAGGTTATCACTTTAAGATTAGTTTTCACTTGCTTTGACAGGCTCATGAGAAGCcaaacagaaggagaaacctcTTTGAGGAGGCAATAAAGTTGGACATCTTAGTGAAAGACAGGCATGGACAACCATACATGGTTCCTAATACAGCTTTTGATGTTGGAATGTTGGATTTGACACACCCAAATACTGCTAGTTGGTTCAAACAGATTTTACAAGAAATGGTGGATGATGGAGTCAGAGGATGGATGGCTGATTTTGGTGAAGGCCTGCCTGTGGATGCCACTCTCTATTCAGGTTTTAAATCTTAACTTATAATTGAAAGTCAACATGAGGGTCAGAGTAACCTTCCTAACTCGTGGGTCTCTTGTGATGCCAAAGTGAGATAACAAATTAATGAAGTAGAATCCTCTTTGCAGGTTCAATGTAAACCCCATTTTCATgacttttttttcatctcttttaGGTGGGGGTGTCTAGGTTTTGTTAATGTGTTTCTCAAATCCAGAGGTACTTTTTAGAAACACTCCAAAATAGACATTCTTCCACAACTGATTTTTCCGCAAGAAATGTCGTAGGAATTAGTATAACATATTTCCCAATACCAACAATATGTCATGTTCTGTCATAAGGGTTGACTGTAAGCatcaccataattattcatCACTTCTTCACGTCTCCCATACCTATGCCTTTTTGTACACGAACTTGACAAAGTAATATACTACCTCTAGTGATGTAACAATCATCATATTATTGTGTGAGATTTTCAAGGCAAGCCAACTCAGTAGGCTTTTCcagtctttttttattaatatttttagggTCCAGTTAAGGCACACATTAAGCCATctatttatggtaaaattttctcaagaattgaaaaagctgtcaatactttttcaattcccgagAAATTTTTGTCCAAAAATGAATACttattgtgtgccctaagggcacacattagcaaaatccaaCCATCATATTTCCTAAGCTGCCAGCCTTCTGGGCCcccaaaagaacaaaaatttaaagaacaaaagaataagaaacTATAAAGAATGAAACATATGAATAAGAAAAGACACAAGTATCCCAAGCCAGAAGGAAACTATATAGGTCTATTGGTACCCATGGTTTAAGTGATAATAGCCACATAATCTTTGTATTATTCCTCACTTGATTATTCTTTATGAATTCAGATATACTACTAATCAGGATACTTGCCATTTTAGGTGAAGATCCTATATCTGCACATAATAGATACCCTGAACTATGGGCCCAAATAAACAGAGAGTTTGTGGAAGAATGGAAAAGTAAATGTGTGGGCAAGGTGAAAGAAGACCCAGAAGAGGCCTTAGTTTTCTTCATGAGAGCTGGTTTCAGAAATAGTCCTAAATGGGGGATGCTATTTTGGGAAGGAGACCAAATGGTAAGTTGGCAGGCTAATGATGGGATAAAGAGTGCGGTCACTGGCCTCCTTAGCAGTGGACTTTCAGGGTATGCTTTTAACCACAGTGATATTGGAGGCTACTGTGCAGTAAACTTACCTTTTATAAACTATACAAGAAGTGAAGAGTTGCTTTTGCGTTGGATGGAGCTAAATGCTTTCACCACTGTCTTCCGGACCCATGAAGTAAGTTAAAAAACCTAccatgagaaaaaataacatgcattattattgttattatcaaCATCATTAGAATCTCTTTCCAGCATAAAAAAGAtcataaagaaaaagagaaaagggaaaaaaggacaaaaataaTGTTGGTTGTGTCAATGATGAAAATTTAGCCAGGCATTTACATCTAAAGGAGGACTAAATTCATTCAACCTTAAAAAATAgtcctttcaaattttcatttgctAACCAACACGTTATGATTCCTTCACCTGAAGACCATAAGATGTATGAGCTCATTAGAAACTG
This genomic stretch from Castanea sativa cultivar Marrone di Chiusa Pesio chromosome 9, ASM4071231v1 harbors:
- the LOC142610787 gene encoding pentatricopeptide repeat-containing protein At1g80270, mitochondrial-like, with translation MWALRRASIPLRSQGFSIRTSRACCAKLEIPSSCIEEDKAGVLESPQEAYDRWLYLKRFYHTEHASSKFSVGRCSFSSQAGAKSSGEEDDLEDGFSELETTSGVQANQDSNGADESDDELISGPELSDEDVEEPSQNELELSDIETDPIEKKSSRRAQSELFKAIMAAPGLSIHTALDKWLEEGHDLSRAEISLAMLNLRKRRMYGRALQLSEWLEAKKQLDFVERDYASRLDLISKVRGLQRAESYIEKIPKSFRGEVIYRTLLANCVADNNIKKAEVVFNKMKDLDFPITSFSCNQLLLLYKRLDKKKIADVLLLMEKESVKPTLFTYKILIDTKGQSNDITGMDQIVETMKAEGIEPDINTLAIIARHYASGGLTEKAEAVLKEMEGDNLKDRFACRLLLPLYAQLGKADDVRRVWKICESNPWLEECMAAIEAWGRLKKIEEAEAVFDIMSKMGKKLSSKHYSVLLKVYASQKMLTKGKDLIKRMGESGCRIGPLTWDALVKLYVEAGEVEKADSILHKATQQNQMRPMFSSFMAIMEQYAKRGDIHNSEKMFHRMRQSGYVARLRQFQTLIQAYINAKAPAYGIRERMKADNIFPNKTLAAQLAQVDAFRRTAMSDLLD
- the LOC142611177 gene encoding uncharacterized protein LOC142611177, translated to MSNLKITKKHHKHLNNPFPSTQTSHPFIQGTLFFNSQRVPSHKKFSIGKDFQLLWCSNNGGYLSISHQSNPSKLIWSTIPGQAFVSAALAETEVEESRGSFVVKDGDVHLVCNHQTIEEIRVINELDHSLEAINQDSQYGFEQKNDLNSSQYPILLISGWIFSMKKKKKLFQKDGISADIQFETKETSTSARYWLLFDQKTSNQIGFQVMLGEPSFKQSHKTSPTPTGRYRGFRRRLGQLRKRKLGFFRYLSRPRGYVTVSSAEEEIQEMKVAESTKFNRVCLTYSSEAKERFYGFGEQFSHMDFKGIRVPIFVQEQGIGRGDQPITFAANLVSYRAGGDWSTTYAPSPFYMTSKMRSLYLEGYEYSVFDLTRHDRVQIQIHGTSVQGRILHGNSPSELVEHFTETIGRPPVLPEWIISGAVVGMQGGTDTVRDTWDKLRTYKVPVSAFWLQDWVGQRETLIGSQLWWNWEVDTKRYGGWQQLVQDLNSQHIKVMTYCNPCLAPAHEKPNRRRNLFEEAIKLDILVKDRHGQPYMVPNTAFDVGMLDLTHPNTASWFKQILQEMVDDGVRGWMADFGEGLPVDATLYSGEDPISAHNRYPELWAQINREFVEEWKSKCVGKVKEDPEEALVFFMRAGFRNSPKWGMLFWEGDQMVSWQANDGIKSAVTGLLSSGLSGYAFNHSDIGGYCAVNLPFINYTRSEELLLRWMELNAFTTVFRTHEGNKPSSNSQFYSNHQTLSQFARLAKVYKAWKFYRIQLVKEAAQKGLPVCRHLFLHYPEDEYVHHLSYQQFLLGTEILVVPVLDKGKKNVKAYFPVGESSNWQHIWTGKLFTEQGCEAWVEAPIGYPAVFVKAGSIIGETFVKNLRDLEIL